The DNA segment gctggtcttgagctcacagagatcctcctgtctctgcctcccgagtgttgggattaaaggcgtgcagcagcAACAGGGAATTTTCTTGATGGACAGTGATGTGGGAGGGAGCAGTCATTTCCAGCTGTGGGTTGGTGGCTGGGTCTGTGTGCGCAGCCTGGAGGAGCAAGTCAGCCCACAGCCATGGCCTTTCCTCTCCTGGCTCTGGCTTGGGTGTCCATCGCTGCAACAGGAACCCAATGGGACGTTAAACACCAAGCCAGCAACGGTCCCTTCTGTCCATACCGGTGCCGGCCTGCATCAGCTGCTTCCAATGTCTTTCTTCCCCTTCACTTCTTCAGCTCCTAGGCCTCCTGCGGGACACACTGGAGATCCTCCTGTTACATGAAACCCTGTTCAAGCTATTCCAGTTGTTCCCTTTGGGGAccttcctcccatctctcctCCAAACACCCAGAATTGGGAGCGCCTCTGACCACGTCGTGCTTCAACAGGCCCCGGGCCAGCACAGAGTGTCGTAAGTTGACAACACACCGAGCTCTGGGGAGCTCTGGGGAGCTCTGCCGTGTCTGAGGAGCCCTGGAAGGTTTCTGGGCGTGGCACGCGGCACCTGGGCCTCTgcgttagtcagggttctctagagtaacagatcttacagaatgaatctctctGTGTATAGGGAAAAGGGTCTATTGGAATGatttacaggctgcagtccaggcAATCCAACAGTGGCTGCGAACAGAAAgcatccagtagttgttcagtctacAAGACTGGATATCTCAGATGGTTTTTCACAGGTGTCAGAGTCTTGAAGAAGTGAGTTCCAATGCTGGTAAAAGAAGTAGACAGAGAGCAAAAGTTCCCTTCTTTTATGTCCTGTCAGACTTCCAGAAGTGGTGGCCCAGATTacaggtgtgtcttcccaccgCAATATCCAGATCTAAAGCCTCTGCCATCTCTAAGGTTCGGCTGAGAAGCAGATCTTCCAGGCGGgtgtggtggcgcaagccttttatcccagcactcccgaggcagaggcaggaggatctctgatcTATCGAgcgagcgagttccaggacaacctggactacacagagaaacctcgccttgaaggacaaaacaaaacaaacaaacaaacaaaaagaaagaaagaaagaaagaaagaaagaaaagaaagaagaaaaagaagtgggtcttcccacttagAATTACGCAGcaatccctcacaggtgtcccCTTCATTTGGGTTTTAATCAATTCtgatgcagtcaagttgacaaccatgAGCAAACACGGCAGCCTTGGTCAgttctttgaatttattttgtttttaatttgtttgtatgTCTATTTGGTGAGCATTGAGCCCGGgtgggaaggatggaaggaaagaaaaaggacacatggagaggcaggggagagcaacgggcaggggagggagggcgggagggcaggggaggggcgcAGGTAGGCTGGAGCCCCGGAGCCTGGATGGGTGCAGAATCCCAGACGGAGAATCACCTCTGTCAGTCACGCGCTGAGCCCCACGTGGCCCCAGCATTTACTGAGCAGCACCTGCACACTGACCGGAGGGTTCAGTCCGTGTCCGTGACCCTCCTGCTTTGGGGGTCCTCGCGCCACCTCTGACTTTGAGAGTCCTGGGGAGCGTGGGGGCTGCAGGGGCAGAGACTCCAGGCTCTTGTTTTGTCCTCACAaggggaggcaggggtggggggtggggtagggaaggCGACGACTCAGCGCCCCGGGGCCACATACTCCTGGTTGTATGCTGGGACCCTTCCCAGGGACTCCAGGTTGCAGTAGACCGGCTGAGGGTCCAGGTCGGCACCCTTGTAATTCATGTAGAAGTCGGTGTCCTCGGAAGGGCTCCTGAGGGGGCAGATGGGCTTCAGAGAGGAATGCAGCACGATTtgcacgttctctctctctctctctctctctctctctctctctctctctctctctctctctctctctctcacacacacacacacacacacacacacacactcaggcttAGAGCTCTTAAGTAAGTCAAAGGATGAGAAGGAACCCGTGGTCCTCGTTTCTTCTGTTGTCATTGGTTACTAACTTATCTGACATTACAGGAAACCCGCTGTGGCCGGGGTGATTTGGATAAGATCATCCCTCTTGGGCAGAGATTTGAACCCTCAGCCCCCAGTGGGTGGGCAAATCACTCCCAAGCTGTGGAAAGCCTCTATTTCTGCACCatcaaaacacaaggtggaaaAGACACGCTGGATTTGATTTTTATATCTGCCTGTTTAGTGTGTGCTAGCCTCCTAGAACTGGTCTGTGTGGTGCAGGTCATGGCGCCcatgtgtgtctgggtgatggCTCCATCTGGGCTCAGCCCCACAGACTTCACTTTCTGACAGTATTTCCTTACTATCAATTGCCTGTGGGGGCAGAAGAGGCTGTGAAACTCTGGGAACCCCATGTGTGAGAGAGGAGCCGACCCTGGGTACTTGGAGGCTCAACAGGCCCAGGGTGGGGCCGTCTTCACCCCGCTGGGGTGGTGATAGAGTGACTAGCTTAGGTCAATGACCTCCCCATCCTCCTCAACATTTGCATACCCTCGTTCTCAGCAACTGGGTTACCCAAATCCCCAGCCTCAGCTTCCAGCAgggcctctctcttccttccctgttcCTGGCCGGTCTGATGACCCACAAACTTCCCccactttttttctctctcttcctctctttccctttctttctttctttctttctctacctctctctctctctttctctctttctctgttttgcttgttgagatagtgtctcatgtGGTCTAggctgctggcctcaaactcggatcctcctgcctccaccctcacagtgctgggaacacaggaaCACCACCAGCATCTTTGCTCCTTCATTCAGCCTTAACGGCTGAGTATCCCAGGTAGGTACGCATAGGGAGATGCAGAAGATGTCCCCGTgacacagggacacagacagCACTCAGTCACAAGTCTGGGCTGTTTACAGcccattttcccctttctcctccagaGCTATGAACTGGGTTTGCAGGTTACAGGGAGGAGCCCTGCAGGAACCTCACTCTGAGCCCTGGGGGTGAGGGAGGCCCACGGTCCTCACATAAACAGAGATGTGAAGCTACAGCCTGCAGATGCCCACTTGAAAttctcaggctgacttcaaactcgtggtaatcctcctgcctctgactccttaGGACTGCGATGACAGGTACACACCTCCATGCTAAGCTGAAGCCTAGGAATTGCTTATGGTGGATGGTATCTGGGGTCACTCACCTGGGTGCGGACTCCGAACCGTCCTCAGACAGTTGGCCTATGAAGACATTCTCATAGTCCAGTGAGGACCCGCCTGGTGGTGTGTCCGGGGTCTTGGGGCCCGGTCGCTGGCTGCTGTACCTTGGTAGGAAGCCTGTCACAGGTTTAGGGGTATTGTGCGAACTCTGGGCTTTGCTGAGACGCTGGCCACTGGCTCCTCGGTGTTGTCGAAGTCTCCAGGCCAACACAGATCCACTGACAGCCAGAGCCAGGAAGACAGTCCCTGCTACAAGGGCACCGATGGTCTCCGGGGCCAAGCTGGGGGGACAGCTGACctggaggaaggtggagaggttCCCTGGTGCTCCCGTGTCCGGGTGTAAACACAGCAGCTCTTCCGAGCAGTTGCTCTGGCGAATGCCGTGCCAGGAGACCAGTCCGCAGCTACAGTCCACCCTGAGCTCCAGCTCACAGCGCAGGGCCAGCAACGGCTCCACACTGACCAGCCGGTTGTGGGTGACAATCAAGGTTTGTAGCTTCTCCAGCTTGGCAAAGAAGACCCTGGGGAGAGCCTGCAGCCCATTCCTAGAGAGGTCCAGAACCTGCAAGTGACTGGCCTGCAGGGGCTGGGTCCTCGGCAGGGAGAGGCCAAGGCCACTGAAATTGAGGCAGGTGTCATTGAATGTCTGGGTCCAGTCCACATTGCTTGAGAACACCATGCAGGTGAGATCTTGACTTCCCGACTGGAGCTGCATGGTCAGCAGCAGCAGGACACAGGACCTCAGCAACCTGGCTCCGGTGGCCCCCATTCTAGCaacctgtgggggagggggaacacaAGTGTCAGGTGGTGACCTTACCCTGTgatctcttgctctctctctacCGGGATTAAATGttgtgggtttaaaaaaaaaattaatagttcAGGCtagaagtggtggtgcacgcctttaatcccagcactagggaggcagaggcaggtggatctctgtgagtttgtggtcagcctggtctacatagtgaggccctgtctcaaacccaaATAAAGCACTCAGACTCTTCTGACGTGGAAGCACACCGCCCTTGGTTGGCCACTGTCCCTTCACCTCCCTGGTCCCCAAGCCTCCATCTTCTTATCTGTGAAATGGGTGCAATGTGGCACCTGCTAGCCAACTAGACCACTCTCCCACACACCTGCCCATCTTCAAGATCATCTGCCGCACTCTTGTTGGCCAAGGCGTGGCCATATGCAGATGAGTGGTTGTCCTGGAAACCGCCACCGCGGGTCTTGGCAACCTCTTTCCTGCAGACCCCGCTACTCAGTACCGTAAACCCTGAGTGCAGAGGCGGATACAACTCTTCTGAGAGCCCTGTGGCCTGGTCTCACCTCCTGCTGTTAACCTTCCGGCCCTTGTGGTGTCGCAAGCCTCGGGGTGCCTAGGGTCTGGGTTGGGGTTCACCGCAGCCCAGCCACCAACCTGGCGTTCTCCACCTCTGCGCCCAGCATCTGGAAGACAGGAATGAAAGTGTCGGAGTGGAGGGGCGGCGCGGAGACCCGCCCTCTGCAAGTCTCAAGCTCGCTCACCGAGGGGGAGGGGCCGCCCTTTCCCACTTCTCTCTTGCTGGAAGTCGGTGACCTCACCCTGCGCTCCTCAGTCCGCAGCTTCCCCCACCCGCTTCCTGACTTCTGCTGGGCTCTGCAAATATTCAGTCAACGAACAATCAGTACAAATGCCGCGGCCCTGGGCTGGGGGAAAGGACGGAGTTGGACAGTGACCTCCACACGCAATGGAGACAAGACAGGCCCAGAAAAGGGGACAGGATAGGATTTTGCAAGGCATTCTATAGAAGGAGGCATGAAGGCTGGGGCTTTAACACATGGCTAGGAATTTGCCAAAGAGTCTTAAAACCTGTCCTTAATTTTCTGCGGTCCCACAGAGGCTCAGAGGAAGTCTTCTTAGCTGTTGAAGAGAGGCTGCAGGGCCTGTGAGGGGAGCAGGCATCACTGATAAATAAACCTGACAAGAAATCAGGAGCAGTTCCCCTGCAAGTTGTCAGGAGCTAAGGTCCTGGGGCCTGAGGAGCAGATGGcaaggaggaagtggagaggaggaagtggaggaagggcGGGGGCAGAGGAGCTGGCCTCTCACAGGGCACAGGGGAGGGGAGCCTGTCTGAGTGTGACAAGGTCTGTTTGAAGGAACCCGACCCAGAAGGACActgacaggaagagaaagcagggtCGTGGAGGAGTCCGGCCATGGACTCTCCCCACACAGAAGCAAGGCGCTGGCAGAGTCGCGGGTGAGGGGCTGGCCTAGAGGTAGTAGCCTGGTGGAGATCTTGCTGTACAGTGACATCCCTTGAGGATGAACTCATGACACCGAGTGACCAATGTCAGACACAGCGGCTTGagcaccccaccccacccggGCCCTAGCAGCCTCAGGTCTGCTCATGCCGTCAGGGCTCTTGGGGACGTGGAGGACAGACACACAGCGAACGTGTAAATGTGCTGGTTTCCTCATTGTTATCTCCCTATTCCATTTCCTTGGGATGTGTGGGTTGTGAGGGCCTCAGCCTGCAGGAATCTACCTGTTCTCCCCTCCACCACGTGGGCCCAGCTGTCAGCAGTGgggactctctctctctaagacagCGTCTCTCCTGCAGTCCATCTCTCCCGCGTCCTCTGGCTTCTCAGTCCTGGGGAACGAGGTAAGTCTGGTGGCATGTCCATCTTTTCTTTGTGCTGAGCACAATAAAAAGTAAAGCTAGACAAGGAAGAGGGGTGCAGCTGATCCCAAGAAGACTGGGTGTGCACAGGGGGGCCAGGCCACCAGACTCTCCAAGGTCACTGCAGAGATCACAGCAATCCCCAGACCTAGAGGTAGCCCAATAACCATATATGCTCAGAGATACCCCCAAAATATTGAAACCTTGAAACCTGCAGAGATAGTGAGACCCTCGGCCTCTCCAAATGCCAGTGACACATTCATGAAACCGCCAAGATCCCTAGAGACA comes from the Microtus pennsylvanicus isolate mMicPen1 chromosome 9, mMicPen1.hap1, whole genome shotgun sequence genome and includes:
- the Lrrc25 gene encoding leucine-rich repeat-containing protein 25, encoding MGATGARLLRSCVLLLLTMQLQSGSQDLTCMVFSSNVDWTQTFNDTCLNFSGLGLSLPRTQPLQASHLQVLDLSRNGLQALPRVFFAKLEKLQTLIVTHNRLVSVEPLLALRCELELRVDCSCGLVSWHGIRQSNCSEELLCLHPDTGAPGNLSTFLQVSCPPSLAPETIGALVAGTVFLALAVSGSVLAWRLRQHRGASGQRLSKAQSSHNTPKPVTGFLPRYSSQRPGPKTPDTPPGGSSLDYENVFIGQLSEDGSESAPRSPSEDTDFYMNYKGADLDPQPVYCNLESLGRVPAYNQEYVAPGR